Proteins from one Triplophysa dalaica isolate WHDGS20190420 chromosome 6, ASM1584641v1, whole genome shotgun sequence genomic window:
- the LOC130424251 gene encoding inhibin beta B chain — protein MFSLSFSWVSLSSTLWVYLCPKRGRVGCVYALLSALVMLSALTVDAASTACPTCGRPAMEKGEEERYLIEIAKQQILSKLHLRERPNITQPLPRAALMTALRKLHAGRVRQDGTLDMENSFINPQAGNQAYEIVSFATVEDDVSVGISTHLSFQFLQEKSRSLQVLQSSLWMYVQPANGSHPSVTAKIYLLEKDNGSRTLLIQRSLEATRGGWHTFPVTTSLQRFLDKDKTSFRLEVHCEEDGRNLCGQGTFSDSSQQPFLVAQVRQRDDDSEHTLSKRSLRCGEDASVCCKKDFYVKFRDIHWQDWIIAPEGYHMNYCMGQCPQHLSGSPGIASSFHATVFSQLKANGIHSAVSSCCVPIQRRPLSMVYFNSQHIIVKMDVPDMIVESCGCT, from the exons ATGTTCTCTCTGTCATTCTCGTGGGTGTCCCTCTCTTCGACCCTCTGGGTGTACCTGTGTCCCAAACGGGGCCGCGTCGGGTGCGTGTACGCGCTCCTGTCGGCGCTGGTGATGCTGAGCGCTCTGACGGTGGATGCAGCATCCACTGCCTGCCCGACGTGCGGTCGGCCAGCAATGGAGAAGGGCGAGGAAGAGCGTTACCTGATCGAGATCGCCAAACAGCAGATCCTAAGCAAGCTTCACCTGCGGGAGAGGCCGAACATCACGCAGCCGTTACCGCGCGCCGCGCTCATGACTGCGCTGCGCAAGTTACACGCGGGCCGCGTCCGGCAGGACGGAACTCTGGACATGGAAAATAGCTTTATAAACCCACAAGCGGGTAACCAAGCATACGAGATAGTCAGTTTTGCTACTGTCG AAGACGACGTGTCTGTTGGTATCAGCACCCATCTGTCATTCCAGTTCCTGCAGGAGAAAAGTCGCAGCTTGCAGGTCCTGCAGTCGTCTCTGTGGATGTACGTGCAGCCGGCCAACGGTTCTCACCCCAGCGTGACGGCTAAAATCTACCTGTTGGAGAAGGACAATGGCAGCCGCACGCTGCTTATCCAGAGGAGCTTAGAGGCCACTCGGGGCGGCTGGCACACGTTTCCCGTTACCACCTCCCTGCAGCGCTTCCTCGACAAGGACAAAACGAGTTTCCGCCTAGAGGTGCACTGCGAGGAAGACGGACGCAACCTGTGCGGCCAGGGTACATTCAGCGACTCCTCCCAACAGCCGTTCCTGGTGGCCCAAGTGCGTCAGCGTGACGACGACTCCGAGCACACCCTGAGCAAGCGCTCGCTGAGGTGTGGCGAGGATGCCAGCGTCTGCTGCAAGAAAGACTTCTACGTCAAGTTTCGAGACATACATTGGCAGGACTGGATCATTGCGCCCGAGGGTTACCACATGAACTACTGCATGGGTCAGTGTCCGCAGCACCTGTCGGGTTCTCCGGGCATCGCCTCGTCCTTCCACGCCACCGTCTTCAGCCAGCTGAAGGCCAACGGCATTCACTCGGCGGTCTCGTCCTGCTGCGTGCCCATCCAGAGGCGCCCGCTCTCCATGGTGTACTTCAACTCTCAGCACATCATTGTTAAGATGGACGTCCCGGACATGATCGTGGAGTCCTGCGGGTGCACGTAA